In one window of Vibrio sp. JC009 DNA:
- the cmoM gene encoding tRNA uridine 5-oxyacetic acid(34) methyltransferase CmoM, producing MTEDRNFDDIAHKFAKNIYGSEKGAIRQTIVWEDLTAALTHLDKGEKLDILDAGGGLAQMSQKLAELGHKVSLCDISSEMLQLARKDIDAHGLSSQYRYIHSPVQRVGEYLDNNVDMVLFHAVMEWLASPKEALDIVLEQVKPGGIASVMFYNHHGLVLKNVICGNIPHVLEGMPHRKRFKLQPQKGLMPEEVYKWIEDAGFEICGKSGIRSFQDYIGNMQYMGDYEFDDVLELEKRLCRQEPYLSLGRYIHVWAKKAI from the coding sequence GTGACTGAAGACCGAAATTTCGACGACATCGCACACAAATTCGCAAAAAATATTTATGGATCAGAGAAAGGAGCCATAAGGCAGACCATTGTCTGGGAGGATTTGACGGCTGCGCTAACGCATTTAGATAAGGGTGAAAAGCTGGATATTCTGGATGCCGGAGGCGGTCTTGCGCAGATGTCTCAGAAGCTGGCCGAGCTTGGTCATAAAGTGTCGTTATGTGACATTTCTTCAGAGATGCTGCAACTGGCAAGAAAGGATATCGATGCCCATGGCCTTTCATCACAGTACCGTTATATTCATTCACCGGTGCAAAGGGTGGGGGAATATCTTGATAACAATGTCGATATGGTGTTGTTTCACGCTGTAATGGAATGGCTGGCATCACCGAAAGAGGCACTGGATATTGTGCTTGAACAGGTGAAACCGGGCGGTATTGCTTCTGTCATGTTTTATAATCATCATGGTCTGGTACTGAAAAATGTGATTTGCGGCAATATTCCCCATGTTCTGGAAGGGATGCCGCACAGAAAGCGTTTCAAGCTTCAGCCTCAGAAGGGCTTAATGCCGGAAGAGGTTTATAAGTGGATTGAAGACGCGGGATTTGAAATTTGTGGTAAGTCGGGTATCCGCTCGTTTCAGGATTATATTGGCAATATGCAGTATATGGGTGATTACGAGTTTGACGATGTTCTGGAGCTGGAAAAGAGGCTCTGCCGTCAGGAGCCGTACTTGTCACTGGGCCGGTACATACACGTATGGGCTAAAAAAGCTATCTGA
- the elyC gene encoding envelope biogenesis factor ElyC, producing the protein MFELKKVISSLAMPLPALLIIGFFGLALIMFTTRHRFGVLFVFASLTGIFLISFQPVSTKLLLPMEREHTAFFPVEGTVDYVMVLGSGHVVDDQIPPTSELSRTALMRLAEGIRVLRMYPDAKLILSGYAGGAEFSHAKMMARVALALGVAKPDIVLLETAKDTWEEARQAAAFVKQGKLVLVTSASHMTRALKEFNEAGLKPIPAPTNYLAQTEIKQTWVKYTPQARYLEQSERYWHEKLGIWWREIRDKLVDTEELEASMTELAEN; encoded by the coding sequence ATGTTTGAGCTGAAAAAAGTAATATCGTCCCTTGCTATGCCACTTCCAGCCTTGCTGATCATAGGCTTTTTTGGTTTAGCATTGATAATGTTTACCACCAGGCACCGCTTTGGTGTGCTTTTTGTTTTCGCTTCCCTTACCGGAATTTTCTTAATCTCCTTCCAACCTGTCTCTACCAAACTTCTGCTGCCGATGGAGAGAGAACACACCGCCTTTTTCCCCGTAGAAGGAACGGTTGACTACGTAATGGTGCTTGGCAGCGGTCATGTTGTTGACGATCAGATACCACCAACTTCCGAACTCAGCCGGACTGCTCTGATGAGACTGGCTGAAGGGATCCGGGTTTTACGCATGTATCCTGATGCAAAACTCATCTTATCCGGCTACGCAGGTGGAGCAGAGTTCAGTCACGCTAAGATGATGGCCCGTGTGGCTCTGGCACTAGGTGTTGCCAAACCTGATATTGTTCTGCTGGAAACAGCAAAGGACACCTGGGAAGAAGCAAGACAGGCTGCCGCTTTTGTGAAACAGGGAAAACTGGTTCTTGTCACTTCTGCCAGTCATATGACAAGAGCACTGAAGGAGTTTAACGAAGCTGGCTTAAAGCCAATCCCGGCACCAACCAACTACCTGGCCCAGACCGAGATAAAACAGACCTGGGTAAAATACACCCCACAAGCCCGTTATCTGGAGCAGTCAGAACGTTACTGGCATGAAAAGCTTGGCATCTGGTGGCGCGAAATCAGGGATAAACTGGTAGACACAGAAGAGCTGGAAGCCAGCATGACAGAACTGGCAGAGAATTAA
- the torR gene encoding two-component system response regulator TorR, producing the protein MSSHVLVVEDDIVTRSKLVGYFQNEGYQVSEADSGEQMRDVLSENEVDLVMLDINLPGEDGLMLTRELRSQSDIGIILVTGRTDSIDKIVGLEMGADDYVTKPFELRELLVRVKNLLWRISLAKNPKEDTPDLDSGNIICFGDWTFDIQRRSLTRDGVPVKLTKAEYELLVALSSYPNTVLSRERIINMISHRVDAPNDRTIDVLIRRMRAKMEYDPKNPQIFVTVHGEGYMFAGD; encoded by the coding sequence ATGAGCAGCCATGTATTAGTAGTAGAAGATGATATTGTGACCAGAAGCAAGCTTGTGGGTTACTTTCAGAATGAAGGTTACCAGGTAAGCGAAGCGGACAGCGGTGAACAGATGCGGGATGTACTGAGTGAAAATGAGGTAGATCTTGTGATGCTGGATATCAACTTACCCGGAGAAGACGGACTGATGCTGACGCGTGAGCTGAGAAGCCAGTCAGATATCGGTATCATTCTTGTCACCGGACGTACTGATAGCATAGATAAAATCGTCGGGCTGGAAATGGGGGCTGATGATTATGTCACCAAACCGTTTGAACTAAGGGAGTTGCTGGTTCGGGTGAAGAACCTGTTGTGGCGTATTTCTCTGGCTAAGAATCCAAAGGAAGATACCCCTGATTTGGATTCGGGCAATATTATCTGTTTTGGTGACTGGACATTTGATATTCAGAGACGCTCGCTGACCCGTGACGGTGTACCTGTGAAGTTGACTAAGGCTGAGTATGAGCTGTTAGTGGCGCTCTCTTCTTATCCGAATACTGTGCTTAGCCGTGAGCGTATTATTAATATGATTAGTCACCGAGTAGATGCGCCTAACGACAGAACCATTGATGTTCTGATCCGCCGTATGCGGGCTAAGATGGAGTATGATCCTAAGAATCCTCAGATCTTTGTTACTGTGCATGGGGAAGGGTATATGTTTGCGGGGGATTGA
- the torD gene encoding molecular chaperone TorD, whose amino-acid sequence MEETKAFNEKRAEIYWWLSSLFAKELTQKELDAYQTPEIRSFLSGLGENEILKPSVDRLTDALNRLQDREDAQLELAADFCDLFLKSDKGGALPYASLYIGDSGLLNDKPAQEMAELMQKKGIAIQEGLNEPADHIALELDFLGNMIIRSNELEKLEHINDALIEQKAFIEKYMLSWFPQFSEKCQKFDEFGFYASVAAFLVDFCKLDCTYLGGE is encoded by the coding sequence ATGGAAGAAACAAAAGCGTTTAACGAAAAGAGAGCGGAAATTTATTGGTGGTTATCCAGCCTTTTTGCCAAAGAACTAACTCAAAAAGAGCTTGATGCTTATCAGACACCGGAAATACGTTCATTTTTATCCGGCCTTGGTGAAAATGAGATCTTAAAACCATCAGTCGACAGACTGACAGATGCACTGAACCGCCTGCAGGACAGAGAAGACGCACAACTAGAGCTTGCTGCTGACTTTTGTGACCTGTTCCTGAAATCAGATAAGGGCGGAGCACTACCTTATGCTTCACTGTATATCGGTGACTCTGGCCTTTTGAACGATAAACCCGCTCAGGAAATGGCCGAGCTGATGCAGAAAAAAGGCATCGCCATTCAGGAAGGCTTAAATGAGCCAGCTGACCATATTGCTCTGGAATTAGACTTCCTGGGCAACATGATTATCCGTTCCAACGAGCTGGAAAAGCTGGAACATATTAATGACGCGCTTATTGAGCAAAAAGCCTTTATCGAAAAATATATGCTGAGCTGGTTCCCTCAATTTAGCGAGAAGTGCCAGAAGTTTGATGAATTTGGTTTTTATGCCAGCGTCGCAGCCTTTCTTGTGGACTTCTGCAAACTGGATTGTACATACTTAGGCGGTGAATAG
- the purR gene encoding HTH-type transcriptional repressor PurR has protein sequence MATIKDVARLAGVSTTTVSHVINKTRFVAETTQQKVMEAVKELNYAPSAVARSLKCNSTRTVGMLVTQSTNPFLAEVVDGFESYCYRQGYTLILCNTGGIYEKQRDYIRMLAEKRVDGIFVLCSDLTPELQEMIEGLTDIPKVIMDWGHGESLSDKIIDNSEEGGYLATKYLIERGHENIFCLSGFRDRTLCIERIQGYKRALDEFNIEFNEKNILEGNFECDTAVEAADKILAMENRPTAVFCFNDIMALGLMSRLQEKGIRIPEDISVIGYDNIDLAAYYSPPLTTVHQPKRRVGKTAFEILLERIKNKEHERRIFEMHPEIISRKSVLVRN, from the coding sequence ATGGCCACAATTAAAGACGTAGCACGCCTGGCAGGTGTATCTACCACTACTGTATCCCACGTTATAAATAAAACCCGTTTTGTTGCTGAAACCACCCAGCAAAAAGTAATGGAAGCGGTTAAAGAATTAAATTACGCACCAAGTGCTGTTGCACGCAGCCTTAAGTGTAACTCAACCCGTACCGTGGGCATGCTGGTAACTCAGTCAACTAACCCTTTCCTTGCTGAAGTTGTCGATGGCTTTGAAAGCTACTGCTACCGTCAGGGCTATACGCTGATCCTGTGTAATACCGGCGGTATCTACGAGAAACAGCGTGATTACATCCGAATGCTGGCAGAAAAGCGCGTTGACGGCATTTTTGTTCTCTGTAGCGACCTGACTCCTGAGCTTCAGGAAATGATTGAAGGCCTGACTGATATTCCTAAAGTGATTATGGACTGGGGCCATGGCGAATCACTGTCAGATAAGATTATCGATAACTCAGAAGAGGGTGGCTACCTTGCGACCAAATATCTGATAGAGCGGGGCCACGAAAATATTTTCTGCCTGAGCGGTTTCAGAGACAGAACGCTTTGCATTGAGCGTATTCAGGGTTATAAGCGCGCTCTTGACGAGTTTAATATTGAGTTTAACGAAAAGAACATTCTTGAAGGTAACTTTGAGTGTGATACTGCCGTTGAAGCCGCTGATAAGATTCTGGCGATGGAAAACAGACCAACAGCCGTTTTCTGTTTCAACGATATTATGGCGCTAGGGCTGATGAGCCGCCTGCAGGAAAAAGGCATTCGCATTCCGGAAGACATCTCTGTGATCGGTTATGACAATATCGACCTTGCAGCCTACTACTCTCCACCGCTAACGACTGTGCACCAGCCAAAACGCCGTGTAGGTAAAACCGCGTTTGAAATTCTGCTGGAGAGAATCAAAAACAAGGAGCATGAGCGTCGTATTTTTGAGATGCACCCTGAAATAATCTCGCGTAAGAGTGTTTTGGTTCGTAACTGA
- a CDS encoding TfoX/Sxy family DNA transformation protein → MDKPVLKDSLRLFEHFGKVKSRSMFGGFGIFVDETMFALVVNDALHIRSNDSTIEEFKAAGYKPYVYKKRGFPVVTKYFALPQDFWDDTNDILKIAEHALNLAKEEKAHQAEEKPTRLKDLPNLRLGTERMLKKAGINSVAELRQAGSVGAFKAIKQTNSTVSLELLWALEGALKGKHWSVITKERRDELMSKLD, encoded by the coding sequence ATGGATAAACCAGTATTAAAAGATTCACTCAGACTTTTCGAACATTTTGGTAAAGTCAAATCACGTTCAATGTTTGGTGGATTTGGCATTTTTGTTGATGAGACGATGTTTGCTCTTGTCGTAAATGATGCCCTTCATATTCGCTCAAACGATTCTACAATTGAAGAATTCAAAGCTGCTGGCTATAAGCCTTATGTTTATAAGAAGCGTGGATTCCCGGTTGTTACAAAATACTTCGCACTTCCGCAGGACTTTTGGGATGACACTAACGACATCCTGAAAATTGCTGAGCATGCCCTAAATCTCGCTAAGGAAGAAAAGGCACACCAGGCAGAGGAAAAACCAACCCGCCTGAAAGACCTTCCAAACCTGCGTCTGGGCACAGAACGCATGCTAAAAAAGGCCGGGATTAATTCCGTAGCCGAACTAAGACAAGCTGGCTCTGTTGGCGCATTTAAAGCGATCAAACAGACAAACTCAACCGTTAGCCTTGAACTGCTTTGGGCGCTGGAAGGCGCACTAAAAGGCAAGCACTGGTCTGTGATTACTAAAGAACGCAGAGATGAGTTGATGAGTAAGCTGGACTAG
- a CDS encoding TVP38/TMEM64 family protein translates to MNKKLIIGLLLLLVIITLATQFGQHLTLENAKQQQALLAEYIEANKVSAALIYFLAYVVVTAFSIPGAAVVTLLGAALFGFSLSLLLVSFASTLGATFAFLSSRYLLKDWVQTKFGGKLHAINKGVEKDGSFYLFSLRLIPVFPFFLINLLMGLTPISTLRFYLVSQLGMLPGTMVYLNAGTQLATIDSLSGIVSPNVLISFALLGLFPILAKWIMARVKPGKGVQQG, encoded by the coding sequence ATGAATAAAAAACTGATTATCGGCCTGCTGCTTCTGCTTGTTATCATCACCCTTGCCACCCAGTTTGGTCAACACCTGACTCTGGAAAATGCAAAACAGCAACAGGCGCTGTTAGCGGAGTATATTGAAGCCAACAAAGTTTCAGCTGCACTTATCTACTTTCTGGCCTATGTGGTGGTTACAGCCTTCTCTATTCCGGGAGCGGCAGTGGTAACATTGCTGGGAGCGGCGCTGTTTGGCTTCTCACTAAGCCTTTTGCTGGTCTCGTTTGCAAGTACATTGGGAGCGACATTTGCGTTTCTCAGCAGCCGCTATCTGCTGAAAGACTGGGTTCAGACTAAATTTGGCGGAAAACTGCATGCAATAAATAAGGGTGTCGAAAAGGACGGCTCATTTTACCTCTTCTCGCTAAGGCTGATCCCTGTGTTTCCATTTTTCCTGATAAACCTGCTTATGGGACTGACACCGATTTCAACCCTGCGTTTTTATCTGGTCAGTCAGTTGGGTATGCTTCCCGGCACAATGGTTTACCTTAACGCTGGTACTCAACTGGCAACAATAGACAGCCTTTCAGGTATTGTCTCGCCAAATGTGCTGATCTCTTTTGCCCTGCTGGGCCTGTTCCCTATTCTGGCAAAGTGGATTATGGCCAGAGTTAAACCGGGAAAAGGCGTACAGCAGGGGTAA
- a CDS encoding alpha/beta hydrolase codes for MSESLLFHKTYIHPTSKEWVVFVHGAGGSSSIWFKQIKAYKQHFNLLLVDLRGHGRSSDFIKGIITNRYTFKEVTMDVLKVLDHLKIHSAHFVGMSLGTIIVRNIAELATGRVRSMVLGGAVTRLNTRSQVLVRLGNLSKHIVPYMWLYRLFAYIVMPQRNQKESRLLFVSEAKKLCQKEFKRWFILAAEVNPLMRYFKDKELPIPTLYLMGDKDYMFIQPVREMVNSHSQSFLREIPQCGHVCNVERPDEFNKHSIEFIQRVSG; via the coding sequence ATGTCAGAGAGTCTGTTGTTCCACAAAACCTATATTCATCCAACCAGTAAAGAATGGGTGGTATTTGTGCATGGAGCCGGCGGCAGTTCTTCTATCTGGTTTAAGCAGATAAAGGCCTATAAACAACACTTCAACCTGCTGCTGGTGGACCTTCGCGGACACGGGCGCTCTTCTGATTTTATCAAGGGTATTATCACTAACCGCTACACCTTTAAAGAAGTCACCATGGATGTACTTAAGGTACTGGACCACCTTAAGATCCATTCTGCACACTTTGTCGGAATGTCTCTGGGGACCATTATCGTGCGCAATATTGCGGAGTTGGCCACCGGAAGGGTTCGTTCCATGGTTCTTGGCGGAGCGGTTACCCGGTTAAATACCCGCTCTCAGGTTCTGGTCAGGCTTGGTAATCTCAGTAAACATATTGTCCCTTACATGTGGCTCTACCGCCTGTTTGCCTACATTGTTATGCCGCAGCGCAACCAGAAGGAGTCCAGGCTCCTGTTCGTTTCAGAAGCGAAAAAGCTGTGTCAGAAAGAGTTTAAGCGCTGGTTTATTCTTGCTGCAGAGGTAAATCCTTTGATGCGTTATTTCAAGGATAAAGAACTGCCTATACCGACGCTTTATCTGATGGGGGATAAGGACTATATGTTTATCCAGCCTGTGCGGGAGATGGTTAATTCGCATAGTCAGAGCTTTCTGCGTGAGATCCCCCAGTGTGGTCATGTTTGCAATGTAGAAAGACCGGACGAGTTTAATAAGCACTCTATTGAGTTTATCCAGCGGGTTAGCGGCTAG
- the topA gene encoding type I DNA topoisomerase, producing the protein MGKSLVIVESPAKAKTINKYLGKDFIVKSSVGHVRDLPTAGQSSGQKAAAISTKGMSPEEKARIKKEKEKNALIKKMGINPYDGWDANYQILPGKEKVVAELQKLAKDADNVYLATDLDREGEAIAWHLREIIGGDEERYKRVVFNEITKNAIQQAFQTPGHLNMDGVNAQQARRFLDRVVGFMVSPLLWKKVARGLSAGRVQSVAVKLLVEREREINAFIPEEFWDIHADTKTQDKTDFRLLVAQKDGGAYKPSNEDEAKQALATLEKAAYEVCKREDRPTSSKPSAPYITSTLQQAASTRLGYGVKKTMMLAQRLYEGGYITYMRTDSTNLSSEAVEAVRGFIGSEFGDKYLPAKPNLYGSKAGAQEAHEAIRPSDVDVKADDLQGMDADAHKLYQLIWNQFVACQMTPAKYDSTTVSVKAAEYTLKAKGRILKFDGWTRVQRPVGKNEDQILPAVQVGDKLDLQALDPKQHFTKPPARFTEAALVKELEKRGIGRPSTYASIISTIQDRGYVKVDQRRFYAEKMGEIVTDRLDDSFNDLMNYDFTARMEQQLDQIAEGDANWKGVLDDFFSDFTGQLETAEMDEEQGGMKPNNIVLTDIECPTCGRPMGIRTASTGVFLGCSGYALPPKERCKTTINLGDEEGIINVLEEDVETAALRAKKRCPKCETAMDAYLIDDKRKMHVCGNNPNCDGYVVEYGEFKAKGYDGPVVECDKCGSDMVLKNGRFGKYMDCTSETCKNTRKILKNGEVAPPKEDPVHFPELPCENSDAYFVLRDGASGLFMAASNFPKSRETRAPLVEELVRFKDRISPKFMYLTEAPTEDPDGRPTVVRFSRKSKENYVRSEIDGKPSGWTGLYIDGKWEITDKRKKPKK; encoded by the coding sequence ATGGGTAAGTCACTCGTTATAGTGGAGTCGCCGGCAAAGGCTAAAACTATAAACAAATATCTGGGAAAAGACTTTATTGTTAAGTCTAGTGTCGGCCATGTGCGCGACCTTCCTACCGCCGGCCAAAGCAGCGGGCAGAAAGCAGCAGCGATTTCTACAAAAGGTATGAGTCCGGAAGAGAAGGCTCGTATCAAGAAAGAGAAAGAGAAAAACGCGCTAATTAAAAAGATGGGTATCAACCCATACGACGGTTGGGATGCGAATTATCAGATTCTGCCAGGCAAGGAAAAAGTGGTTGCCGAGCTGCAGAAACTGGCGAAAGACGCGGACAACGTCTATCTCGCAACCGATTTGGACCGCGAAGGAGAAGCTATCGCCTGGCACCTTCGTGAGATCATCGGTGGTGATGAAGAGCGATATAAGCGCGTTGTTTTCAACGAAATTACTAAAAATGCCATTCAGCAGGCTTTCCAGACACCTGGTCACCTGAATATGGATGGCGTGAATGCGCAGCAGGCGCGACGCTTCCTGGACAGGGTTGTGGGCTTTATGGTCTCACCTCTGCTATGGAAAAAAGTGGCGCGTGGTCTTTCTGCCGGGCGTGTGCAGTCGGTGGCGGTTAAGCTGCTGGTTGAGCGTGAGCGTGAGATTAACGCATTTATCCCGGAAGAGTTCTGGGATATCCATGCTGATACCAAAACTCAGGACAAAACCGATTTCCGTCTGCTGGTTGCTCAGAAGGATGGCGGTGCATACAAGCCATCTAACGAAGATGAAGCAAAGCAGGCTCTGGCGACTCTGGAAAAAGCCGCTTACGAAGTCTGCAAGCGTGAAGACAGACCGACTTCAAGTAAGCCATCTGCGCCTTATATCACCTCCACACTGCAACAGGCAGCAAGTACCCGCCTTGGTTATGGTGTGAAAAAGACCATGATGCTGGCTCAGCGCCTCTATGAGGGTGGTTACATCACTTATATGCGTACTGACTCCACTAACCTGAGCAGCGAGGCTGTAGAGGCCGTACGTGGCTTTATTGGTTCTGAGTTCGGAGACAAGTACCTGCCGGCGAAGCCAAACCTGTATGGCAGTAAGGCGGGAGCTCAGGAAGCGCACGAAGCGATTCGCCCATCGGACGTGGACGTAAAAGCGGATGATCTGCAGGGTATGGACGCGGATGCGCACAAACTGTATCAGCTAATCTGGAACCAGTTTGTTGCCTGTCAGATGACGCCTGCGAAGTACGACTCAACAACAGTGAGCGTAAAAGCAGCCGAGTATACGCTGAAAGCCAAAGGCCGTATTCTTAAGTTTGATGGCTGGACTCGTGTACAGCGTCCGGTTGGTAAGAACGAAGATCAGATTCTTCCGGCAGTTCAGGTGGGTGATAAACTTGACCTGCAAGCGCTGGATCCTAAGCAGCACTTCACCAAGCCACCGGCACGCTTTACCGAAGCGGCTCTGGTTAAGGAGCTTGAGAAGCGTGGTATCGGCCGTCCGTCAACTTACGCATCTATCATTTCGACCATTCAGGATCGTGGCTACGTTAAGGTAGATCAGCGCCGTTTCTACGCTGAGAAGATGGGCGAGATTGTGACAGACCGCCTGGATGACAGCTTTAACGACCTGATGAACTATGACTTCACCGCTCGCATGGAACAGCAACTGGACCAAATTGCCGAAGGTGATGCGAACTGGAAAGGCGTTCTGGATGATTTCTTTAGTGACTTCACCGGTCAGTTGGAAACCGCTGAGATGGATGAAGAGCAGGGCGGTATGAAGCCAAACAATATCGTACTGACTGATATTGAGTGTCCGACCTGTGGTCGCCCAATGGGCATCCGTACTGCTTCAACAGGTGTATTCCTGGGCTGTTCTGGGTATGCTCTGCCACCGAAAGAACGCTGTAAGACAACCATTAACCTGGGTGACGAAGAAGGCATCATCAATGTTCTGGAAGAGGATGTTGAAACAGCGGCACTTCGTGCTAAGAAGCGTTGTCCTAAGTGTGAAACCGCAATGGATGCTTACCTGATTGATGACAAGCGTAAGATGCATGTCTGTGGTAACAATCCAAACTGTGACGGTTATGTGGTTGAGTACGGTGAGTTCAAAGCGAAAGGCTATGATGGTCCGGTTGTTGAATGTGACAAATGTGGCTCGGATATGGTTCTGAAAAACGGTCGCTTTGGTAAGTATATGGACTGTACCAGCGAGACCTGTAAGAACACCCGTAAGATTCTGAAAAACGGTGAAGTGGCTCCTCCTAAGGAAGACCCGGTTCACTTCCCTGAACTGCCGTGTGAAAATTCAGACGCTTACTTTGTTCTGCGAGATGGTGCTTCCGGCCTGTTTATGGCAGCAAGTAACTTCCCTAAATCGCGTGAGACAAGAGCGCCACTGGTTGAAGAACTTGTAAGATTCAAAGACCGAATCTCTCCGAAGTTTATGTACCTGACAGAGGCGCCGACGGAGGATCCAGATGGCCGTCCGACGGTAGTTCGCTTTAGCCGTAAGTCTAAAGAGAACTATGTGCGTTCCGAGATCGATGGTAAACCATCAGGATGGACAGGTCTGTACATTGACGGCAAATGGGAAATTACGGATAAGCGTAAGAAACCTAAAAAATAA
- a CDS encoding YciN family protein codes for MSERKVISELDLIIIANQIIQEHEDYIEGMRADSVEEKDDVLVFKGNYFLDEKGLPTPQTTAVFNMFKYLAHHLSKEFTLEGK; via the coding sequence ATGAGTGAGAGAAAAGTAATTTCCGAACTAGATCTGATTATTATCGCGAACCAGATTATTCAGGAACATGAAGACTATATAGAGGGAATGCGCGCAGATTCGGTAGAAGAGAAAGACGATGTACTGGTGTTTAAAGGTAACTATTTTTTAGATGAGAAAGGTCTGCCGACGCCTCAGACGACGGCGGTATTTAATATGTTTAAATATTTGGCTCATCACCTGTCGAAAGAATTTACGCTGGAAGGGAAGTAG
- the aroA gene encoding 3-phosphoshikimate 1-carboxyvinyltransferase produces MESLTLQPIHQVNGEINLPGSKSVSNRALLLAALSKGTTRLTNLLDSDDIRHMLNALTKLGVTYNLSDDKSVCEVQGLGKPFVASQAQELFLGNAGTAMRPLAAALCLGEGEFVLTGEPRMKERPIGHLVTALKEAGADIEYLENENYPPLKIKGTGLKSGTVSIDGSISSQFLTAFLMSAPLAEGEITIKIEGELVSKPYIDITLHIMKQFGVNVINNNYEEFVIPAGQGYVSPGDFLVEGDASSASYFLAAAAIKGGEIKVTGIGKNSIQGDIQFADALEKMGAEIEWGDDYVISRVGELKAIDMDFNHIPDAAMTIATTALFAEGTTAIRNVYNWRVKETDRLAAMATELRKVGAQVEEGEDYIIVTPAKELKHAAIDTYDDHRIAMCFSLVALSDTPVTINDPKCTSKTFPDYFEQLERLSK; encoded by the coding sequence ATGGAAAGCTTAACGCTACAACCAATTCATCAGGTAAATGGTGAAATTAATCTGCCGGGCTCAAAGAGTGTATCAAACCGCGCATTGCTGCTTGCTGCTCTGTCTAAAGGCACAACCCGCCTGACTAACCTTCTGGACAGCGATGATATCCGTCATATGCTGAATGCGCTGACAAAGCTTGGTGTGACTTACAACCTGTCTGACGATAAGTCTGTTTGTGAAGTTCAGGGGCTGGGTAAGCCGTTTGTGGCTTCGCAGGCTCAGGAGCTGTTCCTTGGTAATGCCGGTACAGCGATGAGACCACTTGCAGCAGCACTGTGTCTGGGTGAAGGTGAGTTTGTTCTTACCGGTGAGCCACGAATGAAAGAGCGTCCGATTGGTCACCTTGTAACTGCGTTAAAAGAAGCGGGTGCTGACATTGAGTACCTGGAGAATGAAAACTATCCGCCTCTGAAAATCAAAGGCACGGGACTTAAGTCCGGTACGGTTTCAATTGATGGTTCAATTTCCAGTCAGTTCCTGACGGCATTTCTGATGTCTGCTCCTCTGGCTGAAGGTGAAATCACCATTAAAATTGAAGGTGAGCTGGTATCTAAGCCGTATATCGACATTACCCTGCATATCATGAAACAGTTCGGTGTGAACGTAATCAATAACAACTATGAAGAGTTCGTTATTCCTGCGGGCCAGGGTTATGTTTCTCCGGGTGATTTTCTGGTAGAGGGTGACGCTTCTTCTGCATCTTACTTCCTTGCAGCGGCTGCAATCAAAGGTGGCGAAATTAAGGTTACCGGCATTGGCAAAAACAGTATTCAGGGCGATATTCAGTTCGCTGATGCACTGGAGAAAATGGGCGCTGAAATCGAGTGGGGTGATGATTACGTTATCTCGCGCGTTGGTGAGCTAAAAGCCATTGATATGGACTTTAACCATATTCCTGATGCGGCAATGACCATTGCAACAACCGCGCTGTTTGCCGAAGGCACAACGGCGATTCGTAACGTGTACAACTGGCGTGTTAAGGAAACAGACCGTCTGGCTGCGATGGCGACGGAACTTCGTAAGGTTGGCGCGCAGGTTGAGGAAGGTGAGGACTATATTATCGTTACACCTGCCAAAGAGCTGAAGCACGCTGCGATTGATACTTACGACGACCACCGCATCGCAATGTGTTTCTCGTTAGTAGCGCTGAGCGATACGCCTGTGACTATCAATGATCCTAAGTGTACTTCCAAGACATTCCCGGATTACTTTGAGCAGTTGGAAAGGCTGAGTAAGTAA